The region CGACCGAGTTCAGCGTCCCCGGTTCGGCTGCCGAGGTCACGGCCAAACTCATCGCCGGCCACATCGAACTGGGCCTCATCCACCTACCCGCCTCGGACAGGCGGCTCCGGCACAGGGTCGTGGCGAGCTATCAGGGCGGTATCGCAGTCCGGTTTGACGACCCGCTCGCCGCCAGAGATGTGGTCTCCATCGAGGAACTGCGCGACCGGGAGGTGGCCATCGACTTCGCGCGGCCCAACCCGATGGTGCTGGCGGGTCTCACGCGTCGCCTCAACCGCAGGGGAATCCACCGCATCGTCCGGACCACGAATCAGCGCGGCGGCGAGGTCGAGATGGCGACGCAGGTGTTGAACCGCCAACTCGTCGCGATCGTCAGCTACGCGCCTGACTCGTTCATCGGCAAGATCTTCTCGCCACCGGAGTTCAAGCTGATCCCCGTCGACGAAAGTACTTGGGCGCCTGCGGACATCGCTCTGGCATGGGTGCCGGAGCGGCTTCGGGAGCGGCTCGCCGACGTCGATCGCATGGTGGAGCAGATCGCCGAGCGGCTGGGCCCGGTGCACCGCGGGGCACAAGGGTGACGCCGCTCGAGTTCACTGTTCACCCGGAATTGCCGGGCGAT is a window of Mycolicibacterium chubuense NBB4 DNA encoding:
- a CDS encoding LysR family transcriptional regulator translates to MDIDFTRLRYFVAVADELHFKRAADKLMITPPPLSKQIKLLENELGGALFERGYRDVRLTPLGQRLVGPAREILRQVEDFKVVAARGIRGLAPIRVGATAYAPSDLLAELESALAGLPGPTEFSVPGSAAEVTAKLIAGHIELGLIHLPASDRRLRHRVVASYQGGIAVRFDDPLAARDVVSIEELRDREVAIDFARPNPMVLAGLTRRLNRRGIHRIVRTTNQRGGEVEMATQVLNRQLVAIVSYAPDSFIGKIFSPPEFKLIPVDESTWAPADIALAWVPERLRERLADVDRMVEQIAERLGPVHRGAQG